Genomic window (Nymphaea colorata isolate Beijing-Zhang1983 chromosome 1, ASM883128v2, whole genome shotgun sequence):
TTTTTCAACGCAGTGAAAATCGCCTTGAAAGTGGTATTGTTTGGAGAGATCTTTTTCACCAACATTTGATGTAAGACCTCTGCACACTCTTTCAATTGTCCACTGGTAGAAAATGTAGACATGACTGCATTATAACAAGCAGAATCTGCAAGCAAGTTTGACTGTCGCATTTCTTGAGCAACTTCAACTGCATCATCGACCATGCCCATGTTCTTGTACAGATGCATCATAGTGGTGAAGGAAACCCCATCAACAGAACCTTCGGCTCTTAGGTTGTCAAAAACTGACTTGGCTTCATGTACCATCCCAAGCTCAGAATAAAGTCGGATCATGCTATTTGAAGCAATAACGTCTGGGCCAACATCCAAATCGAGCATCTTTTTGTATAGTTCCTGTGCTTCTCTCCAAGAACCTATCTTACTGTATGCTTTGATGAGAGAGGTATACACAACCTGATTAGTTTTTAATCCTGATTCTTCCATCACGTGGAAGTAATGAAGAGCTTCTTCAACTTTTCCAGCTTCAGCAAATGCATTAATCAAAGACCCATAGACAATTTCATTGGGGTCGATTCCTGCTCTTATCATCTGCCGATATACATCTACTGCTTCAGCAGCTCGACTATCACGGGCATACCTAGCAATGACAGCACAGAAAGTTTCACGAGATGGTCTAAACCCTGATTCTTGCATTCTTGTTAAGAAATCTCCTGCAGCATCAGCTGATTCTCCATCTGATAGCATTTGGATTAGTGAATTGTAGGTACATTCATCTGGCCAAGCACCATGACATCTCATGCTCTCGAACACAGAAAGTGCTTTGTCATGCAGATTAGCAATTCCATAGGCTTTGATCATAACATTGCATTCCATTGTCTCCATCTTCTTTTCTGACTCCCTCCTGCCCAAGAACATAGCCTCTGCTTCCTTCCATAACCCCTTCTCAGCATAAGCATCCAAAACAGCAGCATGGTTCATGGAGGAAAGCCCACGTACTCGTTGATAGCCTTCAAGAAACTCCTTGGCACGATCAAGCTGCCCCAAGTCTATGTACATCTGAATGATTACAGGTACCGACTGCTCATCAATACTAATACCAGATTGCTCCATTTCCTCCAACACTAACTCTAATTCCGCAACCATCTTCCTCTGACCAAATGCCTGCAATATAGTCCTATATGTCACAACGTTAGGTAAGAGACCCATTCCGTTAATTTTCCTATAGAACTTTAGCATGTTATCCATGTCTCCAGCAGTTGCATATAAGCCTATAAATGTGTTGAGCGTAGTTGTATCTGGAGAAACACCTCTTTCTTCCATTTTACACAGTAAAGCCTCTGCTTCGTCCATGTTCCCATGGGATCCACAAGTATAAATCATTGTGTTGAATGTTACCTTATCAGGAACCACACCAGACCTCAACATCTCCGCAAAGGCATTTGATGCGTCCTTGAGACGCCCGGCCTTCCCATATAGGTCGATCAATGTATTGTATGTAGCAGCAAGTTTCGGTTTGCGAATTGCAACCATTTGGTCCGTGCTAGAATCAGTCAGGTTGCTTACCTTGTTTGAGTTCCTGCCGTTGAAATGATCAGATAATCGTGGTCGACCAGCCTTGAAGAGCTCCGTCGACAAGAAATACTTGGGACCGATCTCCGCATCAGCCGTACAGATGTTCAACTGGTCCAAATCCATCTTTCCAACACACCAGTTCTTGAAAAACCGCTCGGCCTGATCAAATTCACCTGCTTCCTTCAGAACATGCACCGCAGTGTTCATGGTAACCTCGTCAGGGAATATTTCCCTGATCTTCATGTGTCTGAGCCATTCAAGTGCCTCTTTCGGTAAACCACCCTTGGCATACACATCAATCAGCGTTGCATAAGTATTGTTTGTGGGCAAGACCTCGTCTGCGGCCATCTCAATCCAACAAAGTCGTAATTGATCCCATTTCTGTGCTCTTCCCAGAATTCTAAGGACAATATTGTAGTGTATAACATTGGCAACGTAGTCTTCCTGAGACTTGAACCACCGGAATACCAGAAGTGCTGTATTCCAATCATGCTGCTCTTTAAGAACGACGGTCTGTTCCTTTGGGCTGAGCTTTCCAACCCAAGGCCTCAAGGCGTTGCTCACGTCACTGTCAACCTCCAAAGAGCGTAACACTGACGGTATGCAACCACCATATCTCTTCTTTCTTACTTTGCTCACTCCCCTTTCCGAGAACTGGGTCCTCGTGTGGCAGCATAGCCTAAACCCTTGCGAGACGCAAGATTTTCTAGGGAAAACATGCGCGGGTTTCCTGGATACtggaagagaaaggaaggagaTGAGTGGTAGTCGAACTCACAGGGAGAAAGTTAGGAAAGGAGATAAGTGGTAGTCGAACTTACAAGGAGAAAGTTTGGGACCTTGAGCACAAGCCTGCAGGCATCGATGGCCATGTTGCAGGGAGGAGAAATGGTGAACCGTCATACAGACTTCCGGGCGTCCTCTAGGGCGTTGAGGTGATTATAAGCTTGGCCGTGCCGTTCCCCTTCCCGCTGCCCCCCGTGCAGCTGCAACCGCGAAACCTCCGTCCACGACTCTTTAAATTAATAAAAGCCAAGCCAAACGTGACCCCTCCGACTCGTTCAAAGCAGGTCGGATCGGCATCCCGACTGCATTCTGGTCCCATCTCACATCTGAGGTCCAGCGCCAGCCGTTTATGCCTCTAATATGTGggttgtttgaaaattttataaaaatacaTTCAACttttaaaggagaaaaacaCATATTATACATAAAAGATGTCGAACGATAGACGACCTAATTCGGGCAGCGACAAACATGTAAAAAATCCGTTCTTGGACATTTATGACTTAAAATCCAAGAAAGACAGTCATGTGAAGATTATTCCCATCATACTGTACACCATGTTAACATTTCTTTACAGGAGAAGAAAGCTTCCTCCGCGCTTTTAAGGTCCGATATGAACAACCCGAGGAAGACCCATAGATGCGAGACATGTTAAGTTCAACTGTGCAATTGAAGTATTGCATACTCTGAAGGAAATGGGCTATTTTCCTCTACGATTTTGAACGAACACATTCAACGGCAAAGTCACAATCCACGTGAAACTATCTTTGATCTCCATGGGACGTTGATCTCGGATAACTTGCGTTACTGAAACGGTTTCCCTAGTCTACTGGAGACCGTACCCAACTCTATCCTGGAACATGAATGGTCTTTTAACGGGGCTGTTTGGCAATTGGAACAAATTGCttcataaatgataaatttACCATAAGATTCATCGACAGTATGTGACTGTTCCCCTTGTCAAACGACCCCGGTAATCGTTAGCCCTCGTCCTTTAGCAACACTAT
Coding sequences:
- the LOC116245656 gene encoding pentatricopeptide repeat-containing protein At1g73710-like; translated protein: MTVHHFSSLQHGHRCLQACAQGPKLSPLSRKPAHVFPRKSCVSQGFRLCCHTRTQFSERGVSKVRKKRYGGCIPSVLRSLEVDSDVSNALRPWVGKLSPKEQTVVLKEQHDWNTALLVFRWFKSQEDYVANVIHYNIVLRILGRAQKWDQLRLCWIEMAADEVLPTNNTYATLIDVYAKGGLPKEALEWLRHMKIREIFPDEVTMNTAVHVLKEAGEFDQAERFFKNWCVGKMDLDQLNICTADAEIGPKYFLSTELFKAGRPRLSDHFNGRNSNKVSNLTDSSTDQMVAIRKPKLAATYNTLIDLYGKAGRLKDASNAFAEMLRSGVVPDKVTFNTMIYTCGSHGNMDEAEALLCKMEERGVSPDTTTLNTFIGLYATAGDMDNMLKFYRKINGMGLLPNVVTYRTILQAFGQRKMVAELELVLEEMEQSGISIDEQSVPVIIQMYIDLGQLDRAKEFLEGYQRVRGLSSMNHAAVLDAYAEKGLWKEAEAMFLGRRESEKKMETMECNVMIKAYGIANLHDKALSVFESMRCHGAWPDECTYNSLIQMLSDGESADAAGDFLTRMQESGFRPSRETFCAVIARYARDSRAAEAVDVYRQMIRAGIDPNEIVYGSLINAFAEAGKVEEALHYFHVMEESGLKTNQVVYTSLIKAYSKIGSWREAQELYKKMLDLDVGPDVIASNSMIRLYSELGMVHEAKSVFDNLRAEGSVDGVSFTTMMHLYKNMGMVDDAVEVAQEMRQSNLLADSACYNAVMSTFSTSGQLKECAEVLHQMLVKKISPNNTTFKAIFTALKKSCLPIEATSQLVMLYKDRKPYSKQAIITLLFSAVGMHSHAQNYCESIMIAEAKLDVRAYNVLIYAFVASGEVDKALNFFMKMQDEGLEADTMTYINLVTCYGRAGLIEGVKRIHRQMKSGEIGQSASLLNALVDAYRNLGKRDLADLVNQERWFDSYTQPEEETNVENGSPS